A genome region from Streptomyces pratensis includes the following:
- a CDS encoding ABC transporter permease has protein sequence MIPFLRKRILSSAVPLVCVVLGVFFLARMTGNPVDLYLPLSATSEQRAEFSAAQGFDLSIPAQLWNYLVDAVHFDFGTSLRTGQSAGSMVIEAFPVTLQLAGVTMLLAITGALLVGSLAAYRPNSLIDRIASLLSMTAASIPDFWFAIMGVLVFGVSLGLLPTSGTIGGPEIWVLPIATLLIRPFGVLVQVVRGSMVTALSAPYVKIARSKGATPRRVVFGHALRNAVTPVMTVAGDLTVGLVNGAVIVETIFGWPGIGKLMIDSILQRDFAVLQAAVLMTAVTIFALNILVDVCHALTDPRVRQAVPA, from the coding sequence ATGATCCCATTCCTGCGCAAGCGCATACTCTCCAGTGCCGTCCCCCTGGTCTGCGTCGTCCTCGGCGTGTTCTTCCTGGCCCGGATGACCGGCAACCCCGTCGACCTCTACCTCCCCCTGAGCGCCACCTCAGAGCAACGCGCGGAGTTCTCCGCCGCACAGGGTTTCGACCTCTCGATCCCCGCACAGCTGTGGAACTACCTGGTCGACGCCGTGCACTTCGACTTCGGCACCTCGCTGCGGACCGGACAGTCGGCGGGCTCGATGGTGATCGAGGCCTTCCCCGTCACCCTGCAACTCGCGGGCGTGACCATGCTGCTGGCGATCACCGGAGCACTGCTCGTCGGCAGCCTGGCCGCCTACCGCCCCAACTCCCTGATCGACAGGATCGCCAGTCTGCTGTCGATGACGGCCGCCAGCATCCCCGACTTCTGGTTCGCCATCATGGGCGTGCTGGTCTTCGGCGTGAGCCTCGGGCTGCTGCCCACCTCGGGCACGATCGGCGGCCCCGAGATCTGGGTGCTGCCCATCGCGACCCTGCTGATCCGCCCGTTCGGCGTGCTGGTGCAAGTCGTTCGCGGCAGCATGGTCACCGCGCTCTCCGCGCCCTACGTCAAGATCGCCCGAAGCAAGGGCGCGACGCCCCGACGAGTGGTCTTCGGCCACGCCCTGCGCAACGCCGTCACACCTGTGATGACCGTGGCGGGCGACCTGACGGTGGGTCTGGTCAACGGCGCGGTGATCGTCGAGACGATCTTCGGCTGGCCCGGCATCGGCAAACTCATGATCGACTCCATTCTCCAGCGTGACTTCGCGGTCCTCCAGGCGGCCGTCCTCATGACCGCCGTGACGATCTTCGCGCTGAACATCCTCGTCGACGTCTGCCACGCGCTGACCGACCCCCGAGTGCGTCAGGCGGTACCGGCGTGA
- a CDS encoding glucarate dehydratase family protein, with product MARSSERIVDVTVTPVAFRDPPLLNTVGVHEPYALRTIVEITTEGGISGIGETYGGTVHLERLRRAAAELDGMDVWSLNDLIARTERALGTDTTGGDGMSGMVTGSSAVDRVMSPFDVACLDIQGKLVGRPVSDLLGGAVRPAVPYSAYLFYKWAGHPAQDDDDWGAALDPAGLVDQARRMIETYGFSSIKLKGGVFPPDEEMAAIRELRKAFPGLPLRLDPNAAWSTETSVNVARELEGVLQYLEDPTEGIEGMAAVAGRTPTPLATNMCVVSFDDLAPAVARGAVSIVLSDHHFWGGLRRCGQLSAICDTFGLGMSMHSNSHLGISLAAMTHLAAATPRLNYACDTHWPWKRPDEDVVDPGVLKFSEGGVAVPTAPGLGVTLDRDALARLHRQYLDCGLRDRDDTGYMRRFDPSFSIKTPRW from the coding sequence ATGGCGCGCAGCTCCGAACGCATCGTCGACGTCACCGTGACCCCCGTGGCCTTCCGGGACCCTCCCCTGCTCAACACGGTCGGTGTGCACGAGCCGTACGCGCTGCGCACCATCGTGGAGATCACCACGGAGGGCGGGATCAGCGGCATCGGCGAGACCTACGGCGGCACGGTGCACCTGGAGCGGCTGCGCCGCGCCGCCGCCGAGCTGGACGGCATGGACGTCTGGAGCCTCAACGACCTGATCGCCCGCACCGAGCGTGCGCTGGGAACCGACACCACGGGTGGCGACGGCATGTCCGGGATGGTCACCGGCAGCAGCGCCGTGGACCGGGTCATGTCGCCGTTCGACGTCGCGTGCCTGGACATCCAGGGCAAGCTCGTCGGCCGGCCGGTCAGCGACCTGCTGGGGGGAGCCGTGCGCCCCGCGGTCCCCTACAGCGCGTATCTCTTCTACAAGTGGGCCGGGCACCCCGCCCAGGACGACGACGACTGGGGCGCGGCCCTCGATCCGGCGGGCCTGGTCGACCAGGCCCGCCGGATGATCGAGACGTACGGCTTCTCCTCCATCAAGCTCAAGGGAGGCGTCTTCCCGCCGGACGAGGAGATGGCGGCCATCAGGGAGCTGCGGAAGGCGTTCCCTGGACTTCCCCTGCGTCTCGATCCCAACGCGGCCTGGAGCACGGAGACCTCCGTGAACGTCGCCCGCGAACTGGAGGGCGTCCTGCAGTACCTGGAGGACCCCACCGAGGGCATCGAGGGCATGGCGGCAGTCGCCGGGCGGACACCGACGCCGCTGGCGACCAACATGTGCGTGGTCTCCTTCGACGACCTGGCCCCGGCCGTGGCGCGGGGAGCGGTGAGCATCGTCCTGTCCGACCACCACTTCTGGGGCGGGCTGCGACGTTGCGGCCAACTCTCCGCGATCTGCGACACCTTCGGGCTGGGCATGTCGATGCACTCCAACTCGCACCTGGGTATCAGCCTCGCGGCGATGACCCACCTGGCGGCGGCCACGCCGCGCCTGAACTACGCCTGCGACACGCACTGGCCGTGGAAACGGCCGGACGAGGACGTGGTGGACCCCGGGGTGCTGAAGTTCAGCGAAGGCGGCGTCGCCGTGCCGACGGCTCCGGGCCTGGGCGTGACACTGGACCGGGACGCACTCGCACGGCTCCACCGCCAGTACCTCGACTGCGGGCTGCGCGACCGGGACGACACCGGCTACATGCGCCGTTTCGACCCCTCGTTCTCGATCAAGACCCCCCGGTGGTGA
- a CDS encoding acyl-CoA dehydrogenase family protein: protein MADPLLFNPRSYDPAHFDPETRRLLRATIDWFEDRGKRRLVEDYRSRAWLGDFLEFASKEGLFATFLTPASAAEREDQRWDTARIAALNEIFGFYGLDYWYAWQVTILGLGPVWQSDNAAARTRAAELLAQGEVFAFGLSEKAHGADIYSTDMLLEPDGDGGFLATGSKYYIGNGNAAGLVSVFGRRTDVEGPDGYVFFAADSRHSAYHLVQNVVDSSKYVSEFRLDGYPVGPDDVLHTGRAAFDAALNTVNVGKFNLCTASIGICEHAMYEAVTHAHNRILYGRPVTAFPHVRRELADAYVRLVGMKLFSDRAVDYFRSAGPDDRRYLLFNPMTKMKVTTEGEKVIDLMWDVIAAKGFEKDTYFAQAAVEIRSLPKLEGTVHVNLALILKFMRNHLLDPAGYEPVTTRLDAADDAFLFRQGPARGLGSVRFHDWRPAYDAYAAVPNVARFREQADALCEFVADAAPDEQQSRDLDFLLSVGQLFALVVHGQLILEQARLTGLDEDVLDELFSVLVRDFSANAVELHGKDSATGAQQRWAIAAVRRPVVDDARAARVWARVEALSGAYETGL from the coding sequence ATGGCAGACCCGCTGCTGTTCAACCCGCGTTCGTACGACCCGGCGCACTTCGACCCCGAGACCCGCAGGCTGCTGCGCGCCACCATCGACTGGTTCGAGGACCGCGGCAAGCGGCGGCTCGTCGAGGACTACCGGTCCCGCGCCTGGCTGGGGGACTTCCTCGAGTTCGCTTCCAAGGAGGGCCTGTTCGCCACCTTCCTCACCCCTGCCTCCGCCGCCGAGCGGGAGGACCAGCGCTGGGACACCGCCCGGATCGCCGCGCTCAACGAGATCTTCGGGTTCTACGGACTCGACTACTGGTACGCCTGGCAAGTGACCATCCTCGGTCTCGGCCCGGTCTGGCAGAGCGACAACGCGGCCGCCCGCACCCGTGCGGCGGAACTCCTCGCCCAGGGAGAGGTGTTCGCCTTCGGCCTGTCGGAGAAGGCGCACGGCGCAGACATCTACTCCACCGACATGCTTCTGGAGCCGGACGGGGACGGCGGCTTCCTGGCCACCGGTTCCAAGTACTACATAGGCAACGGCAACGCCGCCGGCCTCGTCTCCGTCTTCGGCCGCCGCACCGACGTCGAAGGCCCTGACGGCTACGTGTTCTTCGCGGCCGACAGCCGCCACTCCGCCTACCACCTGGTGCAGAACGTCGTCGACTCCTCCAAGTACGTCAGCGAGTTCCGGCTCGACGGCTATCCGGTCGGCCCCGACGACGTCCTGCACACCGGCCGCGCGGCTTTCGACGCCGCCCTCAACACCGTCAACGTGGGCAAGTTCAACCTCTGCACCGCATCGATCGGCATCTGCGAGCACGCGATGTACGAGGCCGTCACCCACGCGCACAACCGCATCCTCTACGGCCGCCCGGTGACCGCCTTCCCGCACGTCCGCCGTGAGCTGGCGGACGCCTACGTCCGGCTCGTGGGCATGAAGCTGTTCAGCGACCGAGCCGTCGACTACTTCCGCTCGGCCGGACCCGACGACCGCCGGTACCTGCTGTTCAACCCGATGACGAAGATGAAGGTGACCACCGAGGGCGAGAAGGTCATCGACCTGATGTGGGACGTCATCGCCGCCAAGGGCTTCGAGAAGGACACGTACTTCGCCCAGGCGGCCGTGGAGATCCGCAGCCTGCCCAAGCTGGAGGGCACGGTCCACGTCAACCTCGCCCTCATCCTCAAGTTCATGCGCAACCACCTGCTGGATCCGGCCGGATACGAGCCGGTGACGACACGCCTCGACGCCGCCGACGACGCGTTCCTCTTCCGGCAGGGCCCCGCCCGCGGCCTCGGCTCCGTACGCTTCCACGACTGGCGCCCGGCCTACGACGCGTACGCCGCGGTGCCCAACGTCGCACGTTTCCGGGAACAGGCTGACGCGCTGTGCGAGTTCGTGGCCGACGCCGCGCCCGACGAGCAGCAGAGCCGGGACCTCGACTTCCTGCTGTCCGTCGGCCAGCTCTTCGCACTGGTGGTCCACGGGCAGCTGATCCTGGAGCAGGCGCGTCTCACGGGCCTGGACGAGGACGTGCTGGACGAGCTGTTCTCCGTACTCGTCCGCGACTTCTCCGCGAACGCGGTCGAGCTGCACGGCAAGGACTCCGCGACCGGGGCGCAGCAGCGCTGGGCCATCGCGGCGGTACGGCGTCCTGTCGTCGACGACGCCCGCGCGGCGCGTGTCTGGGCCCGCGTCGAGGCGCTGTCGGGGGCGTACGAGACGGGTCTGTAG
- a CDS encoding ABC transporter permease, giving the protein MTREEPPTREEAAPARKAQPSWWRMLGRDRAAAVGAVILTVVALVALFGRLFIGDRAQRQDLGASLRPPSLSDGVYGLLGTDVLGRSMVARLIEASATTLSVAVPAVLGSLVIGSALGLWAGYHGGRRESVAMRIADVILSFPSLLIAVVVLYVFSPSALNLVLILAVTRIPVYLRTARAEAAELRSRLFVDAARTFGTAGGMIIYRHILPIALPTLLTVATLDFCFVMLTESSLSFLGIGIQPPDVSWGLMVAQGRQYLQTAWWITVLPGLAIVLTTVSATVLAAWARLATDPAQRWRLTLPTKRRRAASAAVPPEMTP; this is encoded by the coding sequence ATGACCCGAGAAGAGCCACCCACGAGGGAAGAGGCCGCCCCCGCCCGCAAGGCGCAGCCCAGCTGGTGGCGGATGCTGGGCCGGGACCGGGCCGCGGCCGTCGGGGCCGTGATCCTCACCGTGGTCGCCCTCGTGGCCCTCTTCGGCCGGCTGTTCATCGGCGACCGCGCACAACGGCAGGACCTCGGCGCCTCCCTGCGGCCACCGTCCCTGAGCGACGGGGTGTACGGGCTGCTCGGCACCGACGTCCTCGGACGCAGCATGGTGGCCCGGCTGATCGAGGCGTCCGCCACGACGCTGTCCGTGGCCGTACCGGCCGTACTGGGCTCACTGGTGATCGGTTCGGCCCTGGGCCTGTGGGCCGGCTACCACGGCGGGCGCCGGGAGAGCGTGGCCATGCGGATCGCCGACGTGATCCTCAGCTTCCCCTCGCTGCTCATCGCGGTGGTCGTGCTGTACGTCTTCTCACCCAGCGCGCTGAACCTCGTGCTGATCCTGGCCGTGACCCGCATCCCGGTGTACCTGCGCACCGCGCGGGCGGAGGCGGCGGAGTTGCGGAGCCGGCTGTTCGTCGACGCGGCCCGCACCTTCGGTACCGCCGGCGGGATGATCATCTACCGGCACATCCTGCCGATCGCCCTGCCGACACTCCTTACGGTCGCCACCCTCGACTTCTGCTTCGTGATGCTCACCGAGTCCTCGCTGAGCTTCCTGGGCATCGGAATCCAGCCCCCGGACGTGAGCTGGGGCCTGATGGTCGCCCAGGGGCGGCAGTACCTCCAGACCGCATGGTGGATCACCGTGCTGCCAGGGCTGGCCATCGTGCTCACGACGGTGTCCGCCACCGTGCTCGCCGCCTGGGCCCGCCTCGCCACCGACCCCGCCCAGCGCTGGCGCCTGACGCTGCCGACGAAGCGCCGCCGGGCCGCCTCGGCGGCCGTTCCCCCGGAGATGACCCCGTGA
- a CDS encoding oxidoreductase: MHSWTLDDMPDLTGTTAVVTGANSGIGAVTALALARSGARTILACRDPGRGMRALDAVRRAAPGSDARLVGLDLADLSAVAEAAGHIAKESDGRLDLLVNNAGVMALPLLRTADGFEMQFGTNHLGHFALTHHLLPLLGAGGPSRVVNVSSLAHRIGRIDFGDLNAERGYDKWRAYAQSKLANLLFTAELQRRADLAGKRVLALAAHPGLSATELGQAGPRMAGRTWAAKLERVTRVYTQPASAGALPTLYAATLPDAPGGSYYGPRLLGGTRGGPGPAHMSARAQDMTTARALWDESARLTGVSADVI; the protein is encoded by the coding sequence ATGCACTCATGGACTCTCGACGACATGCCCGACCTCACAGGCACCACCGCGGTGGTCACGGGCGCGAACAGCGGAATCGGAGCGGTGACGGCGCTCGCTCTGGCACGCTCCGGTGCCCGGACGATCCTCGCCTGCCGTGACCCCGGGCGTGGGATGCGCGCCCTGGACGCCGTTCGCCGTGCCGCGCCGGGCTCGGACGCCCGGCTCGTCGGTCTCGACCTGGCGGACCTCTCCGCCGTGGCCGAGGCCGCAGGGCACATCGCGAAGGAGTCGGACGGCAGGCTCGACCTGCTCGTCAACAACGCGGGCGTGATGGCCTTGCCCCTGCTGCGCACGGCCGACGGCTTCGAGATGCAGTTCGGCACCAACCACCTCGGCCACTTCGCGCTCACCCACCACTTGCTGCCCCTCCTCGGGGCGGGAGGCCCGTCGCGGGTCGTCAACGTGTCGTCGCTGGCGCACCGCATCGGCCGTATCGACTTCGGTGACCTCAACGCCGAGCGCGGCTACGACAAGTGGCGTGCCTACGCGCAGTCCAAGCTCGCCAACCTGCTCTTCACCGCGGAACTCCAGCGCCGTGCAGACCTGGCCGGCAAGCGCGTACTCGCGCTGGCCGCCCATCCGGGTCTGTCCGCCACGGAGCTGGGCCAGGCGGGCCCACGGATGGCCGGACGGACCTGGGCGGCCAAGCTGGAGCGGGTGACGCGCGTCTACACGCAGCCGGCGTCCGCCGGTGCCCTGCCGACGCTGTACGCGGCCACCCTGCCCGACGCGCCGGGCGGAAGCTACTACGGCCCCCGGCTGCTGGGCGGTACGAGGGGAGGCCCCGGACCCGCGCACATGTCGGCCCGGGCCCAGGACATGACCACGGCACGGGCACTGTGGGACGAATCGGCGCGCCTCACCGGCGTGTCCGCCGATGTCATCTGA
- a CDS encoding 2-hydroxyacid dehydrogenase, translating to MPNSSTRASAPDTVLQVCPLLPALESTLSERYRTVRLPELSDPAAFLRDHGDDVVAAVTSARVGVDDALMDALPRLGAIVHFGVGYETTDVVRARARGVDVSNTPDVLTDCVADLAVGALIDVMRRMSEADRYVRAGGWGAAPFPLASSVSGKRVGILGLGRIGRAVARRLEGFGVQVAYCTRTPVPGVGHRHLPTAEALAEACDALVVTVAGGRGTEGLVSAAVLEALGPQGYLVNVARGSVVDEQALVAALETERIAGAALDVFTDEPNVPRALLESDRVVLLPHIASATRETRAAMGDLALRNLRRFMTEGVLLTPVPEASPSTH from the coding sequence TTGCCGAACTCATCAACCCGCGCGAGCGCCCCCGACACCGTCCTCCAGGTGTGCCCGCTGCTCCCCGCCCTGGAGAGCACGCTGTCCGAGCGGTACCGCACGGTCCGCCTGCCGGAGCTGTCCGACCCGGCGGCCTTCTTGCGTGACCACGGCGACGACGTGGTCGCCGCCGTGACCAGCGCACGGGTCGGAGTCGACGACGCCCTGATGGACGCGCTGCCGCGACTGGGGGCGATCGTCCACTTCGGCGTCGGCTACGAGACGACGGACGTGGTCAGGGCCCGGGCCCGGGGCGTGGACGTCAGCAACACCCCCGACGTGCTCACCGACTGCGTGGCCGACCTCGCGGTCGGCGCCCTGATCGACGTCATGCGCCGGATGTCGGAGGCGGACCGGTACGTACGCGCCGGCGGCTGGGGCGCCGCACCCTTCCCGCTCGCCTCCAGCGTGAGCGGGAAGCGGGTGGGCATCCTGGGGCTGGGACGTATCGGGCGGGCCGTCGCCCGGCGACTGGAGGGGTTCGGCGTACAGGTCGCCTACTGCACGCGCACACCCGTACCCGGCGTCGGCCACCGCCACCTGCCCACCGCGGAGGCCCTGGCCGAGGCGTGCGACGCGCTGGTCGTCACCGTCGCGGGAGGGCGGGGCACCGAAGGGCTGGTGTCGGCGGCGGTGCTGGAGGCGCTCGGCCCCCAGGGTTACCTGGTCAACGTCGCACGGGGCAGCGTCGTCGACGAGCAGGCCCTGGTCGCGGCGCTGGAGACGGAGCGCATAGCGGGTGCCGCGCTAGACGTGTTCACCGACGAACCGAACGTACCCCGTGCCCTGCTGGAGTCGGACCGGGTGGTGCTGCTCCCGCACATCGCCAGCGCCACCCGGGAGACCCGTGCGGCCATGGGCGACCTGGCCCTGCGCAATCTCCGGCGGTTCATGACCGAAGGTGTCCTGCTCACCCCGGTTCCGGAGGCCTCCCCGTCAACCCATTGA
- a CDS encoding PadR family transcriptional regulator — protein sequence MALEHAILVSLLEQPGSGYELARRFERSIGYFWTATHQQIYRVLKRMESDGLLDVRDVPQERRPDKKEYSVAGPGRAALSGWLHEPIEPESLRHDLAVKIRGAAFDDPSALLHEVERHHRVHSDRLAHYLAGELRDFTGPGAPAPLDAGQELQHVVLRGGIAYERMTVAWLDDVLATLHRIGTAGPSL from the coding sequence ATGGCGCTCGAACACGCGATTCTCGTCTCCCTGCTGGAGCAGCCGGGCTCAGGCTATGAGCTGGCCCGGCGGTTCGAGCGTTCCATCGGGTACTTCTGGACCGCCACGCACCAGCAGATCTACCGTGTCCTCAAGCGCATGGAGAGCGACGGCCTGCTCGACGTCCGCGACGTCCCGCAGGAGCGCCGGCCGGACAAGAAGGAGTACTCCGTCGCCGGCCCGGGCCGTGCGGCCCTCTCCGGCTGGCTGCACGAACCGATCGAACCCGAGAGCCTCCGCCACGACCTCGCGGTGAAGATCCGTGGTGCGGCCTTCGACGACCCGTCCGCGCTGCTCCACGAGGTCGAGCGGCACCACCGGGTGCACAGCGACCGGCTCGCGCACTACCTCGCCGGTGAGCTGCGTGATTTCACCGGCCCCGGGGCCCCCGCGCCTCTCGACGCGGGCCAGGAGCTGCAGCACGTCGTGCTGCGCGGCGGCATCGCGTACGAACGCATGACGGTGGCCTGGCTCGACGACGTTCTCGCCACGCTCCACAGGATCGGCACGGCCGGCCCATCCCTCTGA
- a CDS encoding ABC transporter substrate-binding protein, which yields MKSSVSSTQRAAPRRPRKLVATLLAGAVLTSSGCAVANSAGGDTGRADGRTLRVVLTQEPPTLEPCEASLTGTGVVVRSNITEPLVERDPASGELNPLLATGWKQTGPRTWTFDIRSGVTFQNGAPFTAEDAAFSIDRAVNSDLACNVEGYVFGDEDLEVEAADDHRLTVTTEKPDPILPLRLSFVEIVPRTTDADAKVRVPVGTGPYAVRSWQPGAAISLNRFDDYWGEAPPFARARYVWRSDASVRAAMIDKGEAEIAVALDPMEAEKDTTVAYPNNETTALRLDGREAPLDDLRVRRAIDLAVDRQGIIDALLGGLAEPAGQLVPPGVVGHSDTIEPTRQDIAEARALVEEASADGVPTRRQITLVARNGMFSGVSETAEALQYQMEQIGLRVRVRMADTATQLQYQLRPLPENVGPIALLIMHGNQAGDAAFTTSQYLLSDGPQSTFGSEALDRRIDESAALFGEDRQKAYAALLAEQNESVVQYTHIAHMSGLLGLSPSIRYEPDSATGDELRLAEVGPAERAKD from the coding sequence ATGAAGTCCTCCGTTTCATCCACCCAGCGCGCCGCACCCAGGCGGCCCCGCAAGCTGGTGGCGACACTGCTTGCGGGAGCCGTTCTCACGTCCAGCGGGTGCGCCGTGGCCAACAGCGCGGGCGGCGATACCGGCCGTGCCGACGGCCGCACCCTGCGGGTGGTGCTCACCCAGGAGCCACCCACGCTGGAACCCTGTGAGGCATCACTGACAGGCACCGGCGTCGTGGTCCGGTCCAACATCACCGAGCCCCTGGTCGAACGAGATCCCGCCTCCGGCGAGTTGAACCCCCTGCTGGCGACCGGCTGGAAGCAGACCGGGCCCCGCACCTGGACCTTCGACATCCGGTCCGGGGTGACCTTCCAGAACGGAGCGCCCTTCACGGCCGAGGACGCGGCCTTCTCCATCGACCGCGCGGTCAACTCCGACCTCGCCTGCAACGTCGAGGGCTACGTCTTCGGCGACGAGGACCTGGAGGTGGAAGCGGCGGACGACCACCGGCTGACCGTCACCACCGAGAAGCCGGACCCCATCCTCCCCCTGCGCCTGAGTTTCGTGGAGATCGTCCCCCGCACGACCGACGCCGACGCCAAGGTGCGCGTCCCGGTCGGCACGGGCCCCTACGCCGTCCGCTCCTGGCAGCCGGGAGCGGCGATCTCCCTCAACCGCTTCGACGACTACTGGGGCGAGGCCCCGCCCTTCGCACGGGCCCGCTACGTCTGGCGCAGCGACGCCAGTGTCCGCGCCGCCATGATCGACAAGGGTGAGGCGGAGATCGCCGTGGCCCTCGACCCGATGGAAGCGGAGAAGGACACGACGGTCGCCTACCCCAACAACGAGACGACCGCCCTGCGGCTGGACGGCCGCGAGGCTCCGCTCGACGATCTGCGGGTGCGCAGGGCGATCGACCTGGCGGTCGACCGCCAGGGCATCATCGACGCCCTGCTCGGCGGTCTCGCCGAACCCGCCGGCCAACTGGTGCCACCAGGAGTCGTGGGACACAGCGACACGATCGAACCCACGCGGCAGGACATCGCCGAGGCCCGCGCCCTGGTCGAGGAGGCGTCAGCCGACGGTGTGCCCACCCGCCGGCAGATCACCCTGGTCGCCCGCAACGGTATGTTCTCCGGGGTTTCGGAGACGGCGGAGGCACTCCAGTACCAGATGGAGCAGATCGGGCTGAGGGTACGGGTCCGTATGGCCGACACCGCCACACAGCTCCAGTACCAGCTCCGCCCGCTGCCCGAGAACGTCGGCCCCATCGCCCTGCTGATCATGCACGGCAACCAGGCCGGTGACGCGGCCTTCACCACCAGCCAGTACCTGCTGAGCGACGGCCCCCAGTCCACATTCGGCTCGGAGGCACTCGACCGGCGAATCGACGAATCGGCCGCGCTCTTCGGTGAGGACCGGCAGAAGGCCTACGCCGCCCTGCTCGCGGAGCAGAACGAATCCGTCGTCCAGTACACCCACATCGCCCACATGAGCGGACTGCTGGGCCTGTCGCCGTCGATCCGGTACGAGCCCGATTCCGCCACCGGAGACGAACTGCGGCTGGCCGAGGTCGGCCCGGCCGAGAGGGCGAAGGACTGA
- a CDS encoding 2-hydroxyacid dehydrogenase has protein sequence MLNHRILSRFHEPLKARAEGRHVWLDAFDWDAGRIAGALPDVEVYVGSKLRAEDARQAARLRLVHVVGAGYDGIPLDALHPGVTVATTHHHGPSIAEHVLMAALMLSRDVLTAERELRAGRWRNVAVDPGLPFGSTLRGRRVGIIGFGETGTEVARLCQAVGLGVRAVRRDPTAPFPADLRPDWIGGDDRLPDLLTESDIVVVTVPLSPATRGLIGPAELKAMGAGSLLVNVARGPVVQEEALYEALRSGTIGGAALDVWWSGPPDPPSRLPFHELPNVLMTPHNSGHTSDTFAARAAEIADNIVRLERGEPLVNVVRAGDTRAAAQWTGSALRDSARPSGGPLPPGH, from the coding sequence ATGCTCAATCACCGCATCCTCAGCAGGTTCCACGAACCGCTCAAGGCCCGCGCGGAAGGCCGGCACGTCTGGCTGGACGCCTTCGACTGGGACGCCGGCCGGATCGCCGGCGCCCTCCCCGACGTCGAGGTGTACGTCGGGTCGAAGCTCCGGGCGGAGGACGCCCGGCAGGCAGCGCGGCTGCGCCTCGTGCACGTCGTCGGGGCCGGCTACGACGGCATTCCGCTCGACGCGCTCCACCCCGGGGTGACGGTCGCCACCACCCATCACCACGGCCCCTCCATCGCGGAACACGTACTGATGGCCGCGCTGATGCTCTCCCGCGACGTACTGACGGCCGAGCGAGAGCTGCGCGCCGGACGCTGGCGCAACGTGGCCGTCGATCCCGGACTCCCGTTCGGGTCGACGCTGCGCGGCCGTCGGGTCGGCATCATCGGCTTCGGCGAGACCGGGACCGAGGTCGCCCGGCTGTGCCAGGCCGTCGGTCTCGGGGTGCGTGCCGTGCGGCGTGACCCCACCGCACCGTTCCCCGCCGACCTGCGGCCCGACTGGATCGGTGGCGACGACCGCCTGCCCGACCTCCTCACCGAGTCGGACATCGTGGTGGTCACGGTCCCTCTGAGCCCTGCCACCCGGGGGCTGATCGGCCCGGCCGAGCTGAAGGCCATGGGAGCCGGGTCGCTGCTGGTCAACGTGGCCCGGGGGCCGGTCGTACAGGAGGAGGCGCTCTACGAGGCACTCCGTTCCGGCACCATCGGCGGCGCGGCCCTCGACGTGTGGTGGTCCGGACCGCCGGACCCGCCGAGCCGGCTGCCCTTCCACGAACTGCCTAACGTGCTCATGACTCCTCACAACTCGGGCCACACCAGCGACACCTTCGCGGCCCGTGCAGCAGAGATCGCCGACAACATCGTCCGCCTGGAACGCGGTGAACCGCTCGTGAACGTGGTGCGCGCCGGGGACACCCGAGCGGCGGCGCAGTGGACCGGCAGCGCGCTTCGTGACTCCGCCCGGCCTTCCGGCGGCCCTCTCCCGCCCGGCCACTGA